One window of the Anopheles cruzii chromosome 2, idAnoCruzAS_RS32_06, whole genome shotgun sequence genome contains the following:
- the LOC128279121 gene encoding uncharacterized protein LOC128279121, with protein sequence MRLPSESNSAADFIRGSFRSIRSRLSDPGTPPALPASPPTPVIAAPEAAQQPNTAGQAIYNRATVEVQPVVIRKTPKFPSRERHLAIRRKNRVPPPAPGLPELSPPASPVSCGRRLSNHIMEERLKPPIVLSRCSLPIQEIIGSK encoded by the exons atgCGTCTCCCGAGCGAGTCCAATTCAGCGGCAGATTTCATCCGCGGTAGCTTCCGCAGCATCCGATCGCGTCTGTCGGATCCGGGGACGCCTCCAGCACTGCCAGCTTCACCACCGACACCAGTGATCGCTGCTCCAGAAGCAGCCCAACAACCGAACACGGCAGGTCAGGCGATCTACAATCGAGCCACGGTCGAGGTGCAACCGGTGGTGATCCGCAAAACGCCCAAATTTCCGTCCCGCGAACGTCATCTGGCGATCCGGCGCAAGAACAGggtgccaccaccggcaccggggctGCCGGAACTGTCACCGCCGGCGTCGCCCGTGTCCTGCGGCAGGAGACTCAGCAA CCACATCATGGAAGAGCGGTTAAAGCCACCGATTGTGCTTTCGCGCTGCTCGTTACCTATACAGGAGATCATAGGTTCGAA
- the LOC128267285 gene encoding uncharacterized protein LOC128267285, translating to MSFLRTFRSNLILSTAPPESKTGSMKASAAPSGPGAGRRNSSQHEERVASGTTRRSSGTVGLSGRNAGRHSGADGGRYGKENPAPIVVYLDKPGQEAKKPASILRTNTFTTSSKSKPTDHSPEPEQIRYATAAITRSNTFTIDEPDDVSTGHTGTYTRRGTMDVFEPLYVKNIELDSHELPVVVDTRTYRKKSRSTSKPVQKVESFIKRFERTLFNKHGSSERRKQSVGSARKNSTSASGAADAGPRFRDVGINCKLDEEDRFRAKVEAMRKVRQGSRDSITSVLSTVARRERSQSPSQRYTLSHDRRSSSASSFALAPLEELSNRRTPSPPYGGTTVPLAAVDRPTESSFLKSRQKEIEMGYSVVNKRQHPLTLPAGEPRTPERVGPHSTIVSRSRPAGYAEEDVRPASTREQHYSTYVIARNAPSREDKGPRFRSDTYRTLKEEYEQQQVHQQAQQLATKPIGVASPLSKSPAPLAPSKDATGDLPKYTFGTDLQQRRTRFQQFQRSFKKMDDSASEVSVQQSFFVPL from the exons atgtCCTTCCTACGCACGTTTCGCTCGAATCTGATCCTCAGCACGGCACCGCCAGAAAGCAAGACCGGTTCGATGAAAGCGTCTGCGGCCCCAAGTGggcccggtgctggccggAGAAACTCTTCTCAACACGAGGAACGAGTTGCGAGTGGCACCACTCGGCGAAGCAGTGGAACGGTGGGACTTTCCGGTCGCAACGCTGGTCGCCACAGTGGCGCAGACGGTGGGCGATATGGTAAGGAAAATCCGGCCCCCATCGTGGTGTACCTGGACAAGCCGGGACAGGAGGCGAAGAAACCGGCCAGCATCTTGCGGACGAACACGTTCACCACGTCGTCTAAGTCCAAGCCCACCGATCACagtccggagccggagcagaTTCGCTACGCAACGGCAGCCATCACCCGGAGCAATACGTTCACGATCGACGAACCGGATGATGTGTCCACTGGCCACACTGGCACTTATACCCGCCGTGGAA CGATGGATGTGTTCGAGCCGCTGTACGTGAAAAATATCGAGCTTGACTCGCATGAGCTTCCGGTGGTCGTGGACACGCGCACCTATCGCAAAAAGTCGCGCAGCACTTCGAAGCCGGTTCAAAAGGTCGAGAGTTTCATCAAGCGCTTCGAGCGGACGCTCTTCAACAAACACGGTTCCAGCGAGCGCCGGAAGCAGTCGGTGGGATCAGCGCGCAAGAACTCGACCTCCGCTTCGGGCGCCGCTGATGCTGGGCCCCGGTTTCGCGATGTTGGCATCAACTGCAAGCTGGACGAGGAGGACCGCTTCCGGGCGAAAGTGGAAGCGATGCGCAAGGTGCGCCAAGGGTCGCGCGATTCCATCACCAGTGTGCTGTCGACGGTGGCACGCCGCGAGCGCAGTCAATCGCCCTCGCAGCGCTACACACTGTCCCACGATCGCCGCTCGTCTTCGGCAAGCAGCTTCGCCCTGGCCCCGCTCGAGGAGCTCAGTAATCGCCGCACGCCGTCACCACCGTACGGCGGAACGACGGTaccgctggccgccgtcgatCGCCCGACCGAAAGCAGCTTCCTGAAGAGTCGCCAGAAGGAAATAGAAATGGGATACAGTGTGGTGAACAAGCGCCAGCATCCGCTAACCTTGCCCGCCGGCGAGCCGCGGACACCGGAGCGGGTTGGTCCGCACTCAACAATCGTCAGCCGCAGCCGCCCGGCGGGCTATGCGGAAGAAGACGTGCGCCCAGCGTCTACCCGGGAGCAACATTACTCGACGTACGTGATCGCGCGGAATGCACCTTCCCGGGAAGACAAGGGGCCGCGTTTCCGGTCCGACACTTACCGAACGCTGAAGGAAGAGTacgaacagcagcaggtgcACCAGCAAGCACAGCAACTGGCAACGAAACCGATCGGGGTCGCCAGCCCGCTCTCCAAGAGCCCTGCACCGCTAGCGCCTTCCAAGGATGCTACCGGCGATCTGCCGAAGTACACGTTTGGTACGGATCTGCAGCAGCGCCGGACCCGGTTTCAGCAGTTCCAACGTTCGTTCAAGAAGATGGACGACAGCGCCTCGGAAGTGTCTGTCCAGCAGAGCTTCTTTGTGCCCCTCTAG
- the LOC128268544 gene encoding uncharacterized protein LOC128268544, whose protein sequence is MVLEIRITDPSEKPFLEPDHDTADRQNNNNNGSPPADPVTGNNRSSPERNRIGREELEAIKTNLLNTGNEVTFSSVLDSDLGPSEKGNYGKNLSMSQLKVPSAGTGVGNGRRSRLNSEVSEADSILSSLQEPVKKKPPKIPDGGFGWVVVFSSFMISLIMDGVSFSFGLIYIELLAYFGESKAKTAWIGSLFIAVPLLSGPIMSNLVDRYGCRKMTMIGGAVGGLGFVLASFCQSIFQLYLTFGILAGVGLGVGYVTVVVSVAFWFDKRRTFATGIGASGTGIGTFVYAPLCQWLIAEFGWRGTTLILAGTLFNIVAMGALMRDPEWMIEEARLESRAQSIQTFSNSSVYLDEIKKLIETGISREHVLDTLVTNVNTEANQMILPPENSILTKRYQSEVALPTFYAEQEHLSPGEHRYPGHHRGSNRSLRQNILTKETFKRSSVPGKLATSAARLASAETLNSYEKLTEDDHEPSNGKHHGGFQGLRGSLKTLSVTSLEDGYLSVKRQQELQEKPGGSRWSLDEVALAAGGGDGNGGGCGGMGGHGVGGGSGGALSSGADAGMRVEKGTPQRSFRGNSLDVVYENEIFNPDVDTSVTLVVPKQTKLKPRPAAASATGAGAGEARNGGLKRQPLARQQSMRYSNFYKDMRLHRNSIHYRGALLNTHRYRLKASSCPNIFRNSMTTIAKEQDEPWYGSFIDTLKSIFDFSLFFEFRFGMLSISTLLLFVWYIIPYFYIPEYVLQNNYSEEDAANLISMIGIFNTIGMVGLGWLGDQPWVNVCKAYGACLVFCGASIFLLPWAVGSYWVMSVLCVVFGVTFASTFSFTPIIMVQLVSLDDFTVAYGLILLVQGIGSLVGPPIAGFLYDVTNRWDDSFYAAGFFICLSGVCAWVIGPIDRANQEDEEDTEKGSEALSSTATA, encoded by the exons ATGGTGCTCGAAATCCGCATCACGGACCCGTCGGAGAAACCGTTCCTCGAGCCGGACCACGATACGGCCGACCggcagaacaacaacaacaatggcagcCCGCCGGCAGATCCGGTCACCGGCAATAATCGATCGTCACCGGAGCGGAACCGTATCGGGCGCGAAGAGCTGGAAGCGATCAAGACGAATCTGCTGAACACGGGGAACGAGGTCACGTTCAGCAGCGTGCTCGACTCGGACCTCGGTCCGTCGGAGAAGGGCAACTACGGGAAGAACTTGAGCATGTCCCAGCTGAAGGTACCGTCGGCCGGGACGGGCGTCGGCAATGGGCGCCGGTCGCGCCTCAACTCGGAGGTGTCCGAAGCCGACTCGATACTGTCGTCGCTGCAGGAGCCGGTCAAGAAGAAGCCCCCGAAGATACCGGACGGTGGCTTCGGCTGGGTGGTCGTGTTTTCGTCCTTCATGATCTCGCTCATCATGGACGGAGTGTCGTTCTCGTTCGGGCTGATCTACATCGAGCTGCTCGCCTACTTTGGCGAATCGAAGGCAAAAACGGCCTGGATCGGATCCCTGTTCATCGCGGTGCCGTTGCTATCCGGACCGATCATGTCTAACCTGGTGGATCGCTACGGTTGCCGCAAGATGACGATGATCGGCGGTGCGGTCGGCGGGCTTGGGTTCGTGTTGGCTTCGTTCTGCCAGTCGATCTTCCAGCTGTACCTCACGTTCGGCATACTGGCCGGCGTAGGGCTGGGCGTCGGCTACGTGACCGTGGTGGTGAGCGTGGCCTTCTGGTTcgacaagcgacgaaccttcGCGACCGGCATCGGTGCGTCCGGCACCGGGATCGGCACGTTCGTGTACGCGCCGCTCTGCCAGTGGCTGATTGCGGAGTTCGGGTGGCGCGGGACGACCCTCATTCTGGCGGGCACCCTGTTCAACATCGTGGCCATGGGCGCCCTCATGCGGGACCCCGAGTGGATGATCGAGGAGGCGCGGCTCGAGAGTCGGGCGCAGAGCATCCAAACGTTCTCGAACTCGAGCGTGTACCTGGACGAGATCAAAAAGCTCATCGAGACGGGCATCTCGCGCGAACACGTCCTCGATACGCTCGTGACGAACGTGAACACCGAGGCGAACCAGATGATCCTACCGCCGGAGAATTCGATCCTGACGAAGCGCTACCAGAGCGAGGTGGCCCTGCCGACGTTCTACGCCGAACAGGAGCATCTCAGCCCCGGTGAGCACCGTTACCCCGGGCACCACCGGGGCAGCAATCGGTCGCTGCGCCAGAACATCCTGACGAAGGAAACGTTCAAGCGGAGCTCGGTGCCGGGCAAGCTGGCAACCAGCGCGGCCCGACTGGCCAGCGCCGAAACGCTCAACTCGTACGAGAAGCTAACCGAGGACGATCACGAGCCCTCGAACGGGAAGCATCACGGTGGCTTCCAGGGGCTGCGGGGTTCGCTGAAAACCCTCAGCGTGACGTCGCTCGAGGACGGCTACTTGAGCGTTAAGCGGCAGCAGGAATTGCAGGAGAAACCGGGTGGCAGCCGGTGGTCGCTGGATGAGGTAGCTttggctgccggtggcggcgacggaaaTGGTGGCGGATGCGGCGGCATGGGTGGTCATGGTGTTGGTGGGGGCAGTGGCGGTGCCCTCAGTTCCGGTGCGGATGCGGGGATGCGTGTGGAAAAGGGTACGCCGCAGCGCAGCTTCCGTGGCAACTCGCTCGACGTGGTGTACGAGAACGAAATCTTCAATCCGGATGTCGACACGAGCGTTACGCTGGTCGTgccgaagcaaacgaaactgAAGCCGCGTCCGGCGGCAGCCAGCGCtactggtgccggtgccggtgaagcGCGTAACGGGGGTCTCAAGCGGCAGCCGCTCGCCCGCCAGCAATCGATGCGGTACTCGAACTTCTACAAGGACATGCGGCTGCACCGCAACTCGATCCACTATCGGGGCGCACTGCTCAACACGCACCGCTACCGGCTGAAGGCGTCCTCGTGTCCTAACATCTTCCGCAACTCGATGACGACCATCGCCAAGGAGCAGGACGAG CCCTGGTACGGAAGCTTCATCGACACGCTGAAATCGATCTTTGATTTCTCTCTGTTCTTCGAATTCCGCTTTGGTATGCTATCTATCTCGactctgctgctgtttgtttg GTACATCATTCCCTATTTCTACATCCCCGAGTACGTCCTGCAGAACAACTACAGCGAAGAAGATGCTGCGAACCTGATCTCAATGATCGGAATTTTCAACACGATCGGTATGGTCGGTCTCGGTTGGCTCGGAGACCAGCCCTGGGTCAATGTTTGCAAAGCCTACGGCGCCTGCTTAGTTT TTTGCGGAGCATCCATCTTCCTCTTGCCGTGGGCCGTCGGAAGCTACTGGGTCATGTcagtgctgtgtgtggtgtttggcGTTACGTTTGCCAGCACTTTCTCCTTCACGCCCATCATTATGGTGCAGCTGGTGAGTCTGGACGATTTCACGGTGGCATACGGCCTCATACTGCTGGTGCAGGGCATCGGCAGTCTCGTTGGGCCTCCGATCGCGGGCTTCCTGTACGATGTAACCAACCGGTGGGACGATTCCTTCTACGCTGCCGGTTTCTTCATCTGCCTGTCGGGAGTGTGCGCCTGGGTGATCGGCCCGATAGACAGAGCAAACCAGGAGGATGAGGAGGACACCGAAAAAGGAAGTGAAGCCCTGAGCTCCACTGCGACGGCTTAA